The Chryseobacterium sp. G0186 genome includes the window AACGTAATCCTTATTGATGACATGATTGATACTGCAGGAACGCTTTGTAAGGCTGCAGATATCTTAATTGAAAAGGGAGCAAAAACAGTAAGAGCAATGGCTACTCATGGAGTACTTTCAGGAAAGGCTTATGAGAATATTGAGAACTCAAAAATCATGGAAGTTATTGTAACTGACTCAATTCCTGTTAAAAATAATTTGTCATCTAAAATAAAAGTGCTATCTTGCGCCCCATTATTTGCAGACGTTATGACAATGGTTCATGAGCATAAATCAATTAGCAGCAAGTTTGTTATTTAATTGATTTTTAGCGAATTGCAAAATAAAACTAAAATAATTTTTTAAATTTTTTATAAATGAAATCTATTACAATTCAAGGTACAAAAAGAGAAAGCGTGGGCAAAAAGTCTACAAAAGCTTTACGTGATGCTGAATTAGTTCCTTGTGTTGTTTATGGAGGTGGTGCACCATTGAACTTCTCTGCTGAAGAGAGAGCTTTCAAAGGTTTAGTATACACTCCTGAAGCACACACGGTATCTATTGAAGTTGATGGTCAAACAATTCCAGCAGTTCTTCAAGATATTCAGTTTCACCCAATTACTGACAAGATTCTTCACGCAGACTTCTATCAATTAACTGATGATAAGCCAGTTATTATGGAGGTTCCTGTAAGAATTACTGGACGTTCTAAAGGTGTTGTTGCTGGTGGTGTTTTACGTCAGTCTTTCAGAAAATTGAAAGTAAAAGCTATTCCTGCTAACTTGCCAGACGAAATCGTTGTTGATGTTACTCCATTAAGAATTGGTAACAAACTTTATGTAGGTAGTATCAAAACAGAAGGATATTCTTTCGTACACCCTGACAATGCAGTAGTAGTTGCTGTTAAGATGTCTAGAAATGCAATGAAAGGAGGTGCAGCAATGGAAGATGATGAGGATGAAGAAGTTGCAACTGAAGAAGGTGCAGCTCCAGAAGCAGCAGAAACTGCAGCAGAATAAGAATTGCTTATTTAAACAATATAAGACCTGTCAATTTATTGGCAGGTTTTTTATTTGTAATGCAGTGAAAATATAAAATAGTAACGAAAGCTGAGAAAACAGATTGAGCCCATTGAATATTTCTATCAGCTGACAGTGATCAGCATTCAATCTGATACCTCCTTTCAGAAAAAAAGCCGTAAATTTGAAGTGTTCTAAATAAGAACGTTTTAATTTAAAAAATAAATAAATGTTTGACATTCAGGAAATAAGAAGCCAGTTTTCTATATTGGACAGAGAAGTGAATGGTAAACCACTGGTTTATCTTGATAATGCAGCTACATCCCAAAAGCCAAATTCGGTTTTAGAAGTCTGTCACGCATACTATACAGAGCTTAATGCCAATGTACACAGAGGAATTCATACATTAAGCCAATTGGCAACAGAAGAAATGGAACTTTCCAGAAGAAAGATTCAGAAATTCATTAATGCTGAACATGATTTCGAAGTGATCTTCACTAAGGGAACAACAGAAGGGTTGAACCTCATCGCTTATATTTTGACTCAAAAATTGCAAAAGGATGACGAGATCATTATTTCATATTTAGAACATCACTCCAATATTGTTCCTTGGCAAATGCTTTGTGAGAGAACAGGAGCAAAGCTTAGAGTTATTCCTATCGATGAAAATGGAATTTTGCAATTAGATTATCTAGACCAATTCTTAAGTGAAAAAACTAAGATTGTCTCTGTAAACCAGGTTTCCAATGCATTGGGAATTGTGAATCCTATTGAAGAGATTATTGCCAAAACAAGAAAGAATTCGGATGCTTATATTGTGATTGATGGTGCTCAGTCTGCTCCACATTTCAATATTGACGTTCAGAAGCTGGACTGTGATTTCTTTGTTTTCTCAGGTCATAAAATGTATGCTCCAATGGGAACGGGTATTTTATACGGAAAACGTGAAATATTAGAGGCTTTGCCACCATTTCATGGTGGAGGAGAGATGATTGCTACGTGTTCTTTTGAGGGAACAACCTATGCCGGGCTTCCTTTTAAGTATGAAGCGGGAACTCCAAACGTAGGAGGGAATATAGCTTTGGGTGCAGCAGTTGATTTTATGGAAAAAGTGGGACGTGAAAATATTCAGAACCATGAAAATGCTTTATTAGAATATGCTCAAAGACATCTTTTAGAGCTAGAAGGAATCAAGATTTATGGAGAAAAAGCTAAGAGAACGGGAGTTGTATCCTTTAATCTTGAGGGAGTAGGAATATCTTCTGATGTAGGAATGATCCTGGATAAAATGGGGATTGCTGTAAGAACAGGACATCACTGTACACAGCCTATTATGAACTTCTTTAATATTGCAGGAACGGTAAGAGCAAGTTTTGCAGTGTATAATACCTTTGAAGAAATTGATATTTTAGTAGAAGGAGTTAAAAAAGCACAAAGAATGTTGAGTTAATACTCTTAAAAAAACGAAACATATAAAAAGCCCTGTCAATCATGATAGGGCTTTGTTATTATGCTGAACTTTCAGGGTGAAAGCTAAGGGTTTTTAAAGATTCGGTTTCCAGTCAACAACGGCTCTAATGAATGCTTCTGCATTTTCTACAGGAACATTAGGTAGGATTCCGTGTCCAAGATTGGCGATATATCTGTCCTTTCCGAAACGGTTAATCATTTCATTTACCATTTTCTTGATGGTTTCAGGAGTTGAATGCAGTCTTGCAGGATCAAAATTTCCTTGTAATGTCATGGTGTGGTTAGTCAAGGTTCTTGCGAATTCCGGCTTAATCGTCCAGTCAACACCAAGAGCAGAAGCTTTAGACATCGTCATATCTTCCAATGCAAACCAGCATCCTTTTCCGAATACCACAACATGAGTAAGAGGGCTTAATGCTTCAACGATCTGGTTGATGTACTGCCAAGAGAATTCCTGATAATCTGTCGGAGAAAGCATTCCTCCCCAGGAATCAAAAATCTGTACGGCAGAAACTCCTTTTTCTACCTTTCTCTTTAAATAAGCAATGGTAGTATCTGTAATCTTCTGAAGTAATAAGTGAGCCGCTTCAGGCTGCTGAAAACAAAATGACTTTGCAATATCAAATGCCTTACTTCCTTTTCCTTCCACACAGTAGCAAAGAATAGTCCAAGGAGAACCGGCAAAACCGATCAATGGAATATCATTGTCTAATTTCAGAAGAGTGAGTTCAATAGCATCAAAAACGTATCCTAAAGTGTCATTCACATCTGGAGTTTCAATGTTCTGAACCTGTTCCATTGTTCTGATCGGAGTATCCAACCATGGTCCAACAGATTCTTTCATTTTGAAATCAATCCCCATTGCCTGTGGAACTACCAAAATATCTGAAAACAGAATAGCAGCATCCAAAGGAAATCTACGGATAGGCTGCATCGTAATTTCAGCAGCAAGTTCAGGAGTCTGACATCTTGTGAAGAAATCATATTGATCTCTTAGGGCAATGAATTCCGGTAAATATCTTCCAGCCTGCCTCATCATCCAAACAGGAGGTCTTTCAACGGTTTCTCCGCGAAGTGCTTTTAAATATAGGTCGTTTTTTATCATAATCTATTTAAACTAATATTACCTTCCAGTTCGGTAACAAATATTTTAAAATTTTCCTCCTACTTCTTTCCTGATCAGTCCAAAGATGGAAGCCAGTGTATTTTCTTCAGAAGTGAAAATTTGTTCTTGAGTGTAATTTCTCAATTCCCCGGACGTGGTTTCTCCAATCGAAAACAGTTTCATATCCTTTAAGGAATTTTGCTTTGCAAAACTACGAACTCCGCTTGGACTAAAAAATACCGCAGCATGATATTTTTCAGGTATTAAAGGATTGGTTTCCTCGGTGTTGTAGATTGTTATTTTTTTATACTTGATGTTTTGTAAAGGAAGATCCTTGTCCAATACATTAAGGGCAAGGTTTCCGCAGAAATGAAGAAATTGTTCGTGCTGGCAATTTCCAATGATAAATCGGGATAACATTTCAGCATTTTTCAATACCTTAAATGTTCCAAATCCGTGCTTTCTTAAAGCTCTTTTAGTTTTTTCACCCACACAATAAACCTTGTTGTAGTTTTTTGCTGTAAAATCTTCATTAGGCTTAAATCGGTTCTTAAAAAAAGCAGCCACACCATTCGCGCTGGTAAAAATCAGAGAATAGTTTTTCAGATCAAAAGGGTTAATGATAATAGGCTTGGTCTTAATTACCTCAATACAATCAACCAAAATATCCTCTCCTAATTCCTTGGATATAATAGATTGGTCTATATTTTTGGTAAATAAGATTTTCATGTTTCTGTTAAGTAAAGATGAAAGGGTAGTTAAAAAGAACTTGTAATAACCCTAGATCTGGCTTTTGATTTCTGTCATCAATTCCTTTCCTCCATTCTCCAGTACCACTTTTGCGAATTTCTCTCCAAAATTTTCTGCTGGATTGTATTCAAAGTTTTCATCAATGGCAATACAGTTTTTACCATCCAGAGAACAAAGAGCTGCAGTAAAACGGATCTGATCGCCGATGATTTCTGCAAAAGCTCCGATAGGTGCTGTACAGCCTCCTTCTAATGTGCTTAGGAAATTTCTTTCCATTTCTACACAGATTTGAGTAGGTTTATGATTGATTTGTTTTAGGATTTCATTGATCTCCGGTTTGTGAGAATGTCCTGCCACTGCAATAACACCCTGCGATGGAGCTGAGATCATTACCGGAAGCATTTCATAATCAATGTCCATTTTCATTCTTTTGATTCCTGCCAAGGATAGAATGGTAGCGTCAAAATCTCCATCTTCAAGCTTCTGAAGACGGGTTTGAATATTTCCACGAATATCTGAGAATTCTGTGGTAGGATAATGTCTTAACCAGAATGCTCTTCTTCTCAAACTGCTTGTTGCCAACTTCAGTTCGTGAAGTTCCTTGTTTTTTGCAGATTCTTTTCTGATCAGAATGTCCTGTGGATAATCTCTTTCCAGATAGGTGATTATCTCAATATTTTGAGGTAACTGAGTAGGAACATCCTTTAGAGAGTGAACAGCAATGTCTATTTCGTCATTCAGTAATGCGATATCAAGGTCTCTTGTAAAGACACCCGTGATTCCCAGTGAATATAAGGGCTGATTAAGATTCTTATCGCCAGAAGAAACGATAGGAACAATCTCCGTTAAATAATTATTGTTCTGAAGGTGCCTTGCAACCTCTCTAGCCTGCCAAAGTGCAAGTGCGGAATTTCTCGTTCCGATTCTAATGCTTTTCATTGAATTCGTTGTTTGGTTGTTCAACTAATATTTCGTGCATTAATTTACTAATTTCTTCGGCTTTTAAAGGATTGTCGATGATATATTTTGCAAAACGGTTGGTGATCTTCTGAATCATCTTATCAGAAAGTTCCATGTCTGTGATGCCTATATATTTATTCTTCTTATAGAAATTATGCATTTCATTGCGTTCCATATTCTTTAAAACCGCTTTGAAATGATGAATGTTTGGTGCTAATTTTCTTTTTTTCTCCCATTCAATGAAGTCTTTCATCAGTTCCTTAATAATCTTTTCAGCTTTTGGAATTTCTTTTTCCCGCTGCTGGATTGTTTCCTGGATCTGCTTTGAAAGTTCATCAACGTCAATTAAAGTTACATTTTCATTTTCTGTAACATTCTTTTCAACGTTATGCGGAATAGATAAGTCAATAATCAAGGTCTCCTTTCCGTTAGGAAAATGAGATTGATTAATAATAGGGTGCTTGGCCCCGGTTGCCACAATAAGGATATCCGTGTTTTTTAATTCCTGATCAAACTCAGAATAATCAACGTGAGGAATATTATATTTCTGGGAAATCTTTTCAGCTTTCTCCTGGGTTCTGTTGGCTATTTTAATTTTCGGCTGAAAGACATGTTTTACCAGATTTTCAACGGTATTCTGTCCAATTTCACCTACTCCCAAAAGAAGAATGTTCTTTTCGGTAATTCTTTTTTGACTGTTTAAAATATAATGTACTGCTGCATAGGAAACAGAAGCGGCTCCATTGGAAATACCGGTTTCATTCTTTATCCTTTTTGAAATCTGAATAGCTGCATTGATGGCTCTTTCCAGATAAGGGTTAGAATTTTGTCTTTCCTTTTTAAAGCGGCTGTAAGCTTTTTTAATCTGACCAATAATTTCAAAATCTCCGATAATCTGGCTCTCAAGGCCGGCAGCTACCCTAAAAAGATGAATCAACGCTTCTTCTTTGGTAAGAATATTGGCAAACTGAAGGAAATCAGTAATATTGACTCCAATGGTTTTACAGTACTCTTCAGCTACTAAAAGATAATTGGGAGAAGTGGTATAGATTTCGGTCCTGTTACATGTAGAGACCACAAATGCATCCCCAAGATCTTCCTGATGGACCCGGGAAACAAAGTTCTTGATGTTTTCATCAAAGAATGCAAATTTCCCTCTCGTTTCTACATCGGCCTTTTCAAAGCTGATGGAAAGCACAGCAAAATTCGATGTTTGATGGATGTTGGAATACTGTAACATAAGCAGTGGCAAATTTACGCTTTTTTTAATTAATCAGCCTCTGATAGTGTATATGATAATTATCGTAAAAAACTATGGTAGATTCTGGCTGGCAATTAAGGGCAATAGGGCAATGAAAGTGGATAAAAGGCTATTTGCCAATTTAGTCATTTGTTTTTTCTGCATTCTCTGTCTTTTTGTACTTTCCAGATTTTACATTTTTATCCTTTTAAGCTTCCATTAATTTTAGTTTAACTCAAACTCTGTAATTGTCTAAACAGAAAGTTAATAAAGAATTATAAATTTTAATAAAATTTTAACCAAATTATGTTGGCGGGAAATTTCTTTAGTAGTGTTAAATTTATATCTTTGTAAACTTAAAATCAGAAGAAAAATATGAGTTTATTTGATATGTTTACGCAAGAAATTGCGATAGACCTAGGAACAGCTAATACCCTTATCATCCATAATAATAAAATTGTTATAGATCAACCGTCAATTGTCGCAATTGAACGTTCTACGGGTAAACCCATTGCTGTAGGTGAACAGGCTAAGCATATGCAAGGTAAAACTCATGAGGATATCAAGACGGTTCGTCCATTGAAGGATGGAGTTATTGCAGATTTCCACGCTTCTGAACACATGATTAAGGAATTCATCAAAAAGATTCCTGGAATTAAGGGTAAATTCATACAGCCTGCATTAAGAATTGTAATCTGTATTCCTTCTGGTATTACTGAAGTTGAAAAAAGAGCGGTAAGAGACTCTGCTCAAAAAGTAAACGCTAAAGAAGTGAGATTGATCTATGAACCAATGGCTGCTGCTATCGGGGTTGGGATCGATGTACAGAAGCCTGAAGGGAACATGATTATCGATATAGGTGGAGGTACTACAGAAATTGCTGTGGTAGCTTTGGGAGGTATCGTATGTGATAAATCTGTGAAAATTGCAGGAGATGTATTTACGAATGATATTGCGTATTACTTAAGAACTCACCATAACCTTTACATCGGAGAAAGAACTGCTGAAAGAATCAAAATTGAAGTAGGTTCTGCAGTTGAAGATCTTGATGTAGATATCGAGGACATTCCGGTACAAGGTAGAGACCTTATCACAGGGAAGCCTAAGGAAATTATGGTTGGATACAAAGAGATTGCACGTGCATTAGATAAATCTATCATCAGAATTGAAGATGCTGTAATGGAAACACTTTCTCTTACCCCACCAGAATTGGCTGCTGATATCTATAAGACTGGTATTTATCTAGCCGGAGGAGGTGCTTTACTAAGAGGTCTTGCAGATAGAATCCACAAAAAGACAGGTCTTCCTGTATTTGTAGCGGAAGATCCGTTAAGAGCTGTTGTTCGCGGAACTGGTATTGCCCTTAAGAATATGGATAAATTCAATTTCTTAATTAAATAATTTTAACTTTTTACGACTGTATATCTGAATGGGATTTTTGCTGAGATTATTTTCGAAGAACACACTTTTCGTCTTCTTTATATTCCTGCAAATTATTGCTCTGGTTCTGATATTCACCAGAAATGCCATGCAGAGATCCTGGGTTGCCGGCCAAACGGCTGCCTTCAACTCTTGGGTTTCCGGATATATTGATGAAGGAGTTTCTTATCTGAAGCTAAAACAGATCAATGAAGATCTTGTTGTTCAGAATAAAGCCCTGATGACTGAACTTTATGGAAAAGACGGGACGAAAAATCCTGTTTTCAAAAAAGTTCATGATACCATTGGTGGTGGGCAAATCTACACTTTTGTTGATGGGGAAATTGTATTCAACAGTATCAACAGAAGAAATAATTATTTTACCATCAACCGTGGCCGCAGAGATGGTGTATTTCCTCAAATGGGGGTAATGGCACCAAGAGGTATCGCGGGGATTGTTATCAATTCTACAGATAGCTATGCATTAGTTCAATCTGTATTAAGTGTAAACAGAATACGAATTAATGCAGCACTGAAAAACTCCGGATATTTTGGTACCTTAACGTGGAACGGAGATAATTCTAGGGTAATGCATCTTGCAGATATTCCAAAATATGTTGCCTTAAAAATTGGAGACACTGTTGTTACAGACGGAAAGTCGGCCATTTTTCCGAAAGGAGTTACGATTGGTACTATTGCAGGATATTCAGTGGATAATAAAACCGGTTTCTGGGATATCTCAGTGGAGCTGAGTGAAAAAATGGGAGCGTTGAACAAGGTTTATGTAGTAAAGAATCTTAAAAAAGCAGAAGTGCAAAAGATTCAGGATACTATGCAGGCTGTAATAAAGAAAGAAAATGATTAGCAGGACTTTATTTACTGATATATTGATCATGATTTTTCTTGTGGCATTACAGGTCTTTGTATTGAACAGGATTACCCTTTTCGGGAAATACACTCCGGTATTGTATCCCGTTTTTGTGATGTTCTATCCTTTTTTCAGAAATAAGTTTCAGTTTCTTGCATTAAGTTTTTTAATTGGTCTGGCAATAGACGGATTCCTTAATTCATGGGGGATTAATGCTTTTGCAACCACTTTGATTGCCTATTTTAGAACATTAATATTCAGGACCTCCACAGATACTTCCACAGATTTTTTCTCTTTTCAGTCCCTTCAATGGGCGCAGTTTTTGCTGTTTTTATTTTCAAGTATTTTTCTGCATCAGCTTTTAGTACAATATATTGAATTCTTTAAGTTTAGCAGATTTTTTGAAATATTGTTTAATGTGTTGGTGACTAGTGTAATTTCATTTATCTTTATCGTTATCTACGCATTAATATTTAAAATCAAACAAAAAGTTTGAACACACGTTATTTAAAAATCTTTTCCATCCTTGTCGTAATCGCTCTTATTTTTGTAGCGAGGCTTGCTTATTTACAACTATTTACAGATCGTTATGCGCTGAATGCAGCCAATACCTCTATTAAAACTGAATATGTTATCCCGCAACGTGGGGTAATTTTTGACAGGAATGGTAGAATTATGGTAGGAAACCAGCCTGCCTATGAAGTTTCCTTTACTCAGGCGTTAATGAAACCGGATTTTGATACATTGGGCTTCTGTAGTCTGATGAAGATCAGTAAAACTGATTTTATCAATAAAATCAATGTCATTAAAAAAGAAAAATACTATTCTAAGCTGACTCCTATGACTTTTTTAAAGGACCTCAGCAGGGAAGATATTGCAAGGGTACAGGAAATCATTTTTAAATACCCTGCCTTTAATATTGTACAGAGACCTCAGCGTCAGTACGAAGTGTCTACTTCCGGAAACCTTCTGGGATATACTAATGAGGTAAATGATGCAGAAATCAAAAAGGATTCTACCTATTATCTTCCTGGTGATTTCATTGGTAAAAAAGGAGTGGAGAAATCCTATGAAAAAGAACTTCGTGGCGTAAAAGGAGTGAAATATATCCAAAAAGATATCAGACTCCGAAATATTGGATCCTATAAAAATGGTACTCTGGATAAAGATGTGATTACGGGGAAAGATATTACATTGACCATTGATTACGATCTTCAGAGAATGGCTGAAGAAATGTTGGTGAATAAGCATGGAGCCATTGTAGCAATAGACCCTAATAATGGGGAAATTCTGACGTTGGCTTCAGGTCCGGATATTGATCCTAACTTATTTACAGGTCCCAATAAATCTAAAAACCTGTATGCAATGTCAAAAGATACGCTGTATGAAAATAAGCCTACTTTTGACAGGTCTGTTCAGGCTGCCTATCCTCCGGGCTCTACATTCAAATTGTTGACTGCCCTTGCAGGAATGCAGATGGGAGTGATGACAGAAAATACTATTTTCCCGTGTGGTGGAGGATTCTATTATAAAGGATTAAGAATTAAAGGACATGGTGGAGCAGATCCATTGATCCCCTCTATTCAGGTTTCCAGTAACTGTTATTTCTCACATGCTTATCTGGCTATTATGAATAAATATCCTGGTGAGCCCTCCAAAGGGGTAGATGAATGGAAAAAGATCATGAATAGCTTTGGCGTTGGTGAGTTCTTAAATAATGACCTTGCTTCAGGTGCAAAAGGAAGAATTCCAAGCGGTGAGTTCTACGAAAAAAGACAAAAAAATTTAAATAAATACAGTGGTAAAAAGGATTTTAAAAACTGGGATCCTTTAGCTACAGGGGCTGTCTTCAATGGAATGGGACAGGGAGATGTGATGCTTACTCCTTTGCAGATGGCAAACTTTGTCGCTGCCATTGCCAATAAAGGCTGGTACTACACGCCTCATATTGTGAAGAGTATCGATGGGAAATCAAATCCAGATGCTAGATTCAAGGTAAAGCACAAAACACTTGTAGATACTAAATACTTTGAGCCCGTATTGAAAGGGATGGAGGCTGTAGTGCTTAGAGGAACAGGTCGAAGTCTCAAATCGAATGATTTTACACAGCTTGCAAAAACAGGAACAGCTCAGGTTCCACAAGGAAAAGATAATTCAATCTTTGTACTGATTGCACCAGCTGATAAACCTAAAATTGTTGTAGTTGCCGTAATGGAACATGCAGGATTTGGAGCTACCTGGGCTGGGCCAGCCTGTACTGTAATTGCTGAAAAGTATATAACAGGTGACCTGAAGAGAGAAAATCTCTATAAAAAGATGACAGGAGCAAGCTTTATGCCTGAGTATAAAAGACAGTGGATTGCAGACCTGAAACGTAAGGGGCTTTATGTAGATCCTAAGCCAGATTCAATCAAGCGTAAAAAAATGCAGGACAGTCTGAACTTTATAAAAAAACAGAAAGCCAAATTACAACAGAGAATAAACGAAGAAACTAAAAATACAAAATCTGTTAAGCAATGAAATGGACTGAAGGAATAGATAAATTGGGCCTTGGGCTGTATTTCCTGCTTTGCATTTTTGCTATTGCAAATATCTACAGTGTTGATCAGAAACTAGGAGAAAAGCAGTTGATTTTCTTCTGTATATCCGTATTTGTGGGTCTTATTATTTTCGTAGGCAGAAGTAAGTTCTTCGAAAACATGGCAGGGATCATTTATATCGGAGGGGTGCTCTTATTAATTGGGCTTTTCCCTTTTGGAAAAGAAATCCTAGGGCAGAAAAACTGGTACAAGTTTGGAAGTTTTACCATGCAGCCGGTAGAATTTGCAAAAATTGGAACCTCTCTAATGGTTGCCAATTATGTTTCCGGACCTGATTTTAATCTGAAGAATAGAAAATCATTATTGACGGCCCTGGCGATTATCGGAATTCCGGCAGTTGTAGTACTGGCTATTCCTGATGTTGGCTCCATGCTTGTTTTTATTGCATTTTTTATTGCTTTATACAGAGAAGGGCTAAGCGGGATGTTGTTCGGAATAGGATTTATTTTTGCAGGGGTCTTTTTAGTTTCGCTCGCCATACCTCCGGTCTATGTAGCAGTGGCTGTCTTGATAATAGTAGGTGTTTTAATTGCCATGAATTATCATAGAATGTCCTGGGATGTAATCTCTATCTCCGGAATTATAGGATCTGTTATTCTGCTTTGCGGATTGGCCTTTGGTTCCCCTTATATCTTAGAGAAGCTTCCTAAGCACCAGAGAGAAAGAATTGAAGTTCTTTATAAAGGAGAAAAAGCCTTTAGAGATACTTCAGGATATAACCTCTTGTATTCCAAGACTGCAATTGGATCTGGAGGACTTCTTGGGAAGGGATATCGAGAAGGGTCCGTAACCCAGGGGAAATTCGTTCCTGAGCAGGAAACCGATTATATATTCTGTACCGTAGGTGAAGAATGGGGATTCTTGGGAAGTGCAATGCTTATCTTGTGCTACATGGTTTATATTGGCCGGATTTATTATCTGGCAGAAAAACAGAAATCTACTTTTAATAGAGTGTTTGGATATTGCTTCGCTTCGATCCTGCTGATGCATTTTTCCATCAATTTAGGGATGGTTATGGGGCTTTTCCCTACTGTAGGTATCCCTCTTCCTTATTTCAGTTATGGTGGAAGTTCCTTATTGGCTTTCTCTATGATGACTTTTATTTTCTTTAAACTTAATTATTCAGACAAAAACAGTTTGGTGTAGCAATTCTCTTTAGGCAAAAAGAAGTGTTGTTGAGTTTGTTTTTAAATCTGTAAAAGCTGCGGAAAGTAGTATTGTACCTATAAATCATTATATTTTTATGAAAGAGGCTTATATCCTGGATCAGACCTTTGAAAACACGGCATGTTCCCAATTAGAAAAAGGCGAATATGAAAACTGTACTTTTAGAAACTGTAGTTTTGAATATGGTGATCTTTCAGGTTTCAGCTTTACAGATTGTGAATTCATCAGTTGTAATCTGAGCATGGCAAAGCTGGTTAATACAGGCTTTCGAGAGGTTATTTTTAAGGAGTGTAAAATGTTCGGACTTCAGTTCAATACCTGTAACGAATTTGGAATGACATTTAAATTTGAAGGCTGTTTCCTGAATAATTCCGTATTCTATCAAACCTCTATTAAAAAAACTGTTTTTAAAGACTCCAGATTAATTGAAGTTGATTTCACTGAATGTGACTTGTCAAACGCTGTAATTAACAATTGTGATTTGTCAGGAGCTGTTTTTGATGATACAAACCTTGAAAAGGCAGATCTAAGGACTTCTTTTAACTATTCTATAGATCCGGCTTTAAATAGGCTTAAAAAGGCCAAATTCTCCCTTTCTGAAGTATCTGGACTCCTGTATAAGCTGGATATACAAATAGACAGGAATAGCTAGGTAGAGAAGCTTGTTGCTTTTGTAATTGAATCCTGAAATAAAAGACTGGGCCTTACCAGTGCTTTATACATAAAAAAGCCATCAGATTCTGATGGCTTCATTATTTAAATCAATTATTTATAAAATTAAAAATTTGCTGGTGTAGATGGAGCAGTAGATGCAAGGTTATTGTAAGCTTCTCCCTCTTCGTTAATTACTCTTT containing:
- the mreC gene encoding rod shape-determining protein MreC, coding for MGFLLRLFSKNTLFVFFIFLQIIALVLIFTRNAMQRSWVAGQTAAFNSWVSGYIDEGVSYLKLKQINEDLVVQNKALMTELYGKDGTKNPVFKKVHDTIGGGQIYTFVDGEIVFNSINRRNNYFTINRGRRDGVFPQMGVMAPRGIAGIVINSTDSYALVQSVLSVNRIRINAALKNSGYFGTLTWNGDNSRVMHLADIPKYVALKIGDTVVTDGKSAIFPKGVTIGTIAGYSVDNKTGFWDISVELSEKMGALNKVYVVKNLKKAEVQKIQDTMQAVIKKEND
- a CDS encoding rod shape-determining protein MreD; this encodes MISRTLFTDILIMIFLVALQVFVLNRITLFGKYTPVLYPVFVMFYPFFRNKFQFLALSFLIGLAIDGFLNSWGINAFATTLIAYFRTLIFRTSTDTSTDFFSFQSLQWAQFLLFLFSSIFLHQLLVQYIEFFKFSRFFEILFNVLVTSVISFIFIVIYALIFKIKQKV
- a CDS encoding peptidoglycan D,D-transpeptidase FtsI family protein — translated: MNTRYLKIFSILVVIALIFVARLAYLQLFTDRYALNAANTSIKTEYVIPQRGVIFDRNGRIMVGNQPAYEVSFTQALMKPDFDTLGFCSLMKISKTDFINKINVIKKEKYYSKLTPMTFLKDLSREDIARVQEIIFKYPAFNIVQRPQRQYEVSTSGNLLGYTNEVNDAEIKKDSTYYLPGDFIGKKGVEKSYEKELRGVKGVKYIQKDIRLRNIGSYKNGTLDKDVITGKDITLTIDYDLQRMAEEMLVNKHGAIVAIDPNNGEILTLASGPDIDPNLFTGPNKSKNLYAMSKDTLYENKPTFDRSVQAAYPPGSTFKLLTALAGMQMGVMTENTIFPCGGGFYYKGLRIKGHGGADPLIPSIQVSSNCYFSHAYLAIMNKYPGEPSKGVDEWKKIMNSFGVGEFLNNDLASGAKGRIPSGEFYEKRQKNLNKYSGKKDFKNWDPLATGAVFNGMGQGDVMLTPLQMANFVAAIANKGWYYTPHIVKSIDGKSNPDARFKVKHKTLVDTKYFEPVLKGMEAVVLRGTGRSLKSNDFTQLAKTGTAQVPQGKDNSIFVLIAPADKPKIVVVAVMEHAGFGATWAGPACTVIAEKYITGDLKRENLYKKMTGASFMPEYKRQWIADLKRKGLYVDPKPDSIKRKKMQDSLNFIKKQKAKLQQRINEETKNTKSVKQ
- the rodA gene encoding rod shape-determining protein RodA; protein product: MKWTEGIDKLGLGLYFLLCIFAIANIYSVDQKLGEKQLIFFCISVFVGLIIFVGRSKFFENMAGIIYIGGVLLLIGLFPFGKEILGQKNWYKFGSFTMQPVEFAKIGTSLMVANYVSGPDFNLKNRKSLLTALAIIGIPAVVVLAIPDVGSMLVFIAFFIALYREGLSGMLFGIGFIFAGVFLVSLAIPPVYVAVAVLIIVGVLIAMNYHRMSWDVISISGIIGSVILLCGLAFGSPYILEKLPKHQRERIEVLYKGEKAFRDTSGYNLLYSKTAIGSGGLLGKGYREGSVTQGKFVPEQETDYIFCTVGEEWGFLGSAMLILCYMVYIGRIYYLAEKQKSTFNRVFGYCFASILLMHFSINLGMVMGLFPTVGIPLPYFSYGGSSLLAFSMMTFIFFKLNYSDKNSLV
- a CDS encoding pentapeptide repeat-containing protein, which encodes MKEAYILDQTFENTACSQLEKGEYENCTFRNCSFEYGDLSGFSFTDCEFISCNLSMAKLVNTGFREVIFKECKMFGLQFNTCNEFGMTFKFEGCFLNNSVFYQTSIKKTVFKDSRLIEVDFTECDLSNAVINNCDLSGAVFDDTNLEKADLRTSFNYSIDPALNRLKKAKFSLSEVSGLLYKLDIQIDRNS